The DNA segment GGAAAAGATCAAGGTCAAAGTCCTGGGCTACAACGACAAGGGCAAGCTGGACCTCTCCGTCAAGCAGGCGCTCGACCCCTCCGAGCGGCACTCCCGGGTTCGTTCAAAAGCCTCGTTCGATGAGAAACTCGCGAAATTCATGAAGGAGAGCGAGGAGCGGCTCCTCGATCTCAAGCGAAACACCGAGGCGAAGCGCGGGGGCCGCCGTCGGTAGCCGAAATCCTGGTCATTCGATTCCAAGCATCCACGCGATATCCTCGAACGCCTGCCAGATAATTTCGTCATTCTGCATCAGCCGGCTTTGATCGCGGATCTCGGCAAGGCCCTCCAGCTGTTCGAGTTCGTCCTGCATCTTCTTCAAGCGATTCCGAAGCCCCATCACCTGTTGGTCGTCCGTTGACTCGGGGATCAGCTTCCGAACCTTCTCGATCGCCTCACGCTCAACCCGTCGCGCCATCCGATCGATCTCGACGGGCTGAAGGCGCGAGTACACGACCAATCCCCGCCGCTCTTCGACGGCCTCCGCAACCAGGCCCTGGAGCCGCTTCAGCACCTGCTCGCTCATGAACCCCCTCCCCTATCGCACACGGTTCGCCCGCATCACCGATGGTGCCGCTCTAGCCCTCGACGGTCCCGCCCCGTTCGGCATCT comes from the bacterium genome and includes:
- a CDS encoding S1 RNA-binding domain-containing protein, with protein sequence MSLEAGTVLEGVVVKITHYGAFVELPDGKSGLVHISEIADTYVKDVRDYLKEQEKIKVKVLGYNDKGKLDLSVKQALDPSERHSRVRSKASFDEKLAKFMKESEERLLDLKRNTEAKRGGRRR